A region from the Halobacillus mangrovi genome encodes:
- a CDS encoding FtsB family cell division protein — protein sequence MAKKQPESVARLDSTYMKHYDAYMERHQKKKKRLVRRLVLFALLVTIVASSMVIYHVQQQRLYAEKSEQYEQLKQEKTALEKEEKELKQEIELLSNEEYVLQIARTNYFFSKEGEIIFKIPNEDPSY from the coding sequence ATGGCAAAAAAACAGCCGGAATCGGTTGCGCGCTTAGATTCTACATACATGAAGCACTACGATGCCTATATGGAGAGACACCAGAAAAAGAAAAAGCGTTTAGTTCGCCGACTGGTTTTGTTTGCCCTGTTAGTAACGATCGTAGCGAGTTCCATGGTGATCTATCACGTGCAACAACAAAGGCTGTACGCAGAGAAGTCTGAGCAGTACGAACAGTTAAAACAGGAAAAGACCGCTTTGGAAAAAGAGGAGAAAGAATTGAAACAGGAAATCGAGCTCTTGAGTAATGAAGAGTACGTTTTGCAAATTGCCAGGACGAATTATTTCTTTTCAAAAGAAGGCGAAATCATCTTTAAAATTCCGAATGAAGACCCTTCATATTGA